The following proteins come from a genomic window of Sorghum bicolor cultivar BTx623 chromosome 3, Sorghum_bicolor_NCBIv3, whole genome shotgun sequence:
- the LOC8075359 gene encoding adenylate isopentenyltransferase 5, chloroplastic, whose protein sequence is MAGVNGGATASGGSKTKVKVVVVMGATATGKSKLAIDLALRFGGEVINSDKIQVHDGLDVVTNKVTAAECQGVPHHLIGGVSPDADYTAADFCRDATRAVESVAERRRVPIIAGGSNRYLEALLDDGGEEPAAADAGGGGFRRRYQCCFVWVDSDLAVLDRYIGSRVDCMLDQGLVSEVRPFFRHDDGDYSRGIRRAIGVPEMDGYFRTEAAGALDGDDERRARLLAAAVDEIKANTCVLARRQLDKIHRLQGLRGWSDIHRLDVTEVLRIKVGDGARNPNAQRVAWETDVVSPAARIVGRFLAPVNVVVEGAWDNGKDRFFLMTPKEVVAVPGVCTATEWFGQQPLDMAVMSPSRGFVGLGAAAAAV, encoded by the coding sequence ATGGCGGGTGTCAACGGTGGTGCCACGGCGAGCGGAGGCAGCAAGACCAAGGTCAAGGTGGTGGTGGTCATGGGCGCCACGGCCACCGGCAAGTCGAAGCTAGCCATCGACCTCGCGCTGCGCTTCGGCGGAGAGGTGATCAACTCGGACAAGATCCAGGTGCACGACGGCCTCGACGTCGTCACCAACAAGGTCACCGCCGCGGAGTGCCAGGGCGTGCCACACCACCTGATCGGTGGGGTGAGCCCCGACGCCGACTACACCGCCGCCGATTTCTGCAGGGACGCCACGCGCGCCGTCGAGTCCGTCGCCGAGAGGCGCCGCGTCCCGATCATCGCCGGCGGATCCAACAGGTACCTCGAGGCGCTGCTGGACGACGGCGGGGAAGAACCTGCAGCTGCAGatgctggtggtggtggcttTCGCAGGCGCTACCAGTGCTGCTTCGTCTGGGTGGACAGCGACCTGGCCGTGCTGGACCGCTACATAGGCAGCCGCGTGGACTGCATGCTGGACCAGGggctcgtcagcgaggtgcggcCCTTCTTTCGGCACGACGACGGTGACTACTCCAGGGGCATCCGGAGGGCCATCGGCGTGCCGGAGATGGACGGGTACTTCCGGACGGAGGCCGCGGGTGCTCTCGACGGCGACGACGAGCGGCGAGCGCGGCTCCTCGCTGCCGCCGTTGACGAGATCAAGGCCAACACGTGCGTGCTGGCGCGCCGTCAGCTGGACAAGATCCACCGGCTGCAGGGCCTCCGCGGGTGGAGCGATATCCACCGCCTCGATGTCACAGAGGTGCTTCGGATCAAGGTCGGGGACGGCGCCAGGAACCCAAACGCACAGCGCGTCGCGTGGGAGACGGACGTCGTGAGCCCCGCGGCGAGGATCGTGGGAAGGTTTCTGGCGCCGGTTAATGTCGTCGTTGAGGGAGCTTGGGACAACGGCAAGGATCGTTTCTTCTTGATGACGCCCAAAGAAGTGGTGGCCGTGCCAGGCGTTTGCACGGCGACAGAGTGGTTCGGCCAGCAGCCGCTGGACATGGCGGTGATGTCTCCAAGCCGCGGCTTTGTTGGACtgggggcagcggcggcggctgttTAA